A portion of the Musa acuminata AAA Group cultivar baxijiao chromosome BXJ1-1, Cavendish_Baxijiao_AAA, whole genome shotgun sequence genome contains these proteins:
- the LOC135581012 gene encoding trihelix transcription factor ENAP1-like isoform X3 — MEGREAAPTRPPNLAVLYREDCWSEGETSALVDVWGDRYIELNRGNLRQKHWQEVADAVNSRRGAGRRPPRTDIQCKNRFDTLKKKHKVEKARIAARAESQWPFFSRLDALVGSSPAPAPAAPKKPSASLSLALPLPFHRKGSSLSAATAVGPAEPRKKQSTAAATSFPVDSPFFRRAAAAKDNEEGSGSLSRSSSRSETGWKRGREGEGNGIRELARAIVRFAEIYERVEEAKQRQMMELEEQRMEFVKALELQKMEIIVDSQVQLAKIKRSRQSHTDSYL, encoded by the exons ATGGAAGGGAGGGAAGCGGCGCCGACGAGGCCACCGAACCTGGCGGTGCTATACCGGGAGGACTGCTGGAGCGAGGGGGAGACGTCGGCGCTGGTGGACGTCTGGGGCGACCGCTACATCGAACTCAACCGCGGGAACCTCCGGCAGAAGCACTGGCAGGAGGTCGCCGACGCCGTCAACTCCCGCCGCGGCGCCGGACGCCGCCCGCCCCGCACCGACATCCAGTGCAAAAACCGCTTCGACACCCTCAAGAAGAAGCACAAGGTCGAGAAGGCCCGGATCGCCGCCCGCGCCGAGAGTCAGTGGCCCTTCTTCTCCCGCCTCGACGCCCTCGTGGGATCCTCCCCGGCCCCGGCCCCGGCCGCTCCGAAGAAGCCCTCCGCCTCGCTGTCTCTCGCCCTGCCGCTCCCTTTCCACCGCAAGGGCTCATCCTTGTCCGCCGCCACCGCCGTGGGCCCGGCGGAGCCGAGGAAGAAGCAGTCTACCGCCGCCGCCACGTCGTTCCCGGTGGATAGCCCGTTCTTCAGGCGTGCGGCCGCGGCGAAGGACAACGAGGAGGGGTCGGGATCGCTGTCGAGATCGTCGTCGAGATCAGAAACGGGGTGGAAGAGGGGGAGAGAAGGGGAGGGCAACGGGATCCGGGAACTGGCTAGGGCGATCGTGAGGTTTGCGGAAATCTATGAGAGGGTGGAGGAAGCAAAGCAGAGACAGATGATGGAGCTGGAGGAGCAGCGGATGGAGTTTGTTAAGGCGCTGGAGTTACAGAAGATGGAGATCATAGTGGATTCGCAAGTGCAGCTTGCAAAGATCAAGCGTTCCAGGCAATCACATACTG ATAGCTATCTATAA
- the LOC135581012 gene encoding trihelix transcription factor ENAP1-like isoform X4, which yields MEGREAAPTRPPNLAVLYREDCWSEGETSALVDVWGDRYIELNRGNLRQKHWQEVADAVNSRRGAGRRPPRTDIQCKNRFDTLKKKHKVEKARIAARAESQWPFFSRLDALVGSSPAPAPAAPKKPSASLSLALPLPFHRKGSSLSAATAVGPAEPRKKQSTAAATSFPVDSPFFRRAAAAKDNEEGSGSLSRSSSRSETGWKRGREGEGNGIRELARAIVRFAEIYERVEEAKQRQMMELEEQRMEFVKALELQKMEIIVDSQVQLAKIKRSRQSHTG from the exons ATGGAAGGGAGGGAAGCGGCGCCGACGAGGCCACCGAACCTGGCGGTGCTATACCGGGAGGACTGCTGGAGCGAGGGGGAGACGTCGGCGCTGGTGGACGTCTGGGGCGACCGCTACATCGAACTCAACCGCGGGAACCTCCGGCAGAAGCACTGGCAGGAGGTCGCCGACGCCGTCAACTCCCGCCGCGGCGCCGGACGCCGCCCGCCCCGCACCGACATCCAGTGCAAAAACCGCTTCGACACCCTCAAGAAGAAGCACAAGGTCGAGAAGGCCCGGATCGCCGCCCGCGCCGAGAGTCAGTGGCCCTTCTTCTCCCGCCTCGACGCCCTCGTGGGATCCTCCCCGGCCCCGGCCCCGGCCGCTCCGAAGAAGCCCTCCGCCTCGCTGTCTCTCGCCCTGCCGCTCCCTTTCCACCGCAAGGGCTCATCCTTGTCCGCCGCCACCGCCGTGGGCCCGGCGGAGCCGAGGAAGAAGCAGTCTACCGCCGCCGCCACGTCGTTCCCGGTGGATAGCCCGTTCTTCAGGCGTGCGGCCGCGGCGAAGGACAACGAGGAGGGGTCGGGATCGCTGTCGAGATCGTCGTCGAGATCAGAAACGGGGTGGAAGAGGGGGAGAGAAGGGGAGGGCAACGGGATCCGGGAACTGGCTAGGGCGATCGTGAGGTTTGCGGAAATCTATGAGAGGGTGGAGGAAGCAAAGCAGAGACAGATGATGGAGCTGGAGGAGCAGCGGATGGAGTTTGTTAAGGCGCTGGAGTTACAGAAGATGGAGATCATAGTGGATTCGCAAGTGCAGCTTGCAAAGATCAAGCGTTCCAGGCAATCACATACTG GTTGA
- the LOC135581012 gene encoding trihelix transcription factor ENAP1-like isoform X2, which produces MEGREAAPTRPPNLAVLYREDCWSEGETSALVDVWGDRYIELNRGNLRQKHWQEVADAVNSRRGAGRRPPRTDIQCKNRFDTLKKKHKVEKARIAARAESQWPFFSRLDALVGSSPAPAPAAPKKPSASLSLALPLPFHRKGSSLSAATAVGPAEPRKKQSTAAATSFPVDSPFFRRAAAAKDNEEGSGSLSRSSSRSETGWKRGREGEGNGIRELARAIVRFAEIYERVEEAKQRQMMELEEQRMEFVKALELQKMEIIVDSQVQLAKIKRSRQSHTVTRKY; this is translated from the exons ATGGAAGGGAGGGAAGCGGCGCCGACGAGGCCACCGAACCTGGCGGTGCTATACCGGGAGGACTGCTGGAGCGAGGGGGAGACGTCGGCGCTGGTGGACGTCTGGGGCGACCGCTACATCGAACTCAACCGCGGGAACCTCCGGCAGAAGCACTGGCAGGAGGTCGCCGACGCCGTCAACTCCCGCCGCGGCGCCGGACGCCGCCCGCCCCGCACCGACATCCAGTGCAAAAACCGCTTCGACACCCTCAAGAAGAAGCACAAGGTCGAGAAGGCCCGGATCGCCGCCCGCGCCGAGAGTCAGTGGCCCTTCTTCTCCCGCCTCGACGCCCTCGTGGGATCCTCCCCGGCCCCGGCCCCGGCCGCTCCGAAGAAGCCCTCCGCCTCGCTGTCTCTCGCCCTGCCGCTCCCTTTCCACCGCAAGGGCTCATCCTTGTCCGCCGCCACCGCCGTGGGCCCGGCGGAGCCGAGGAAGAAGCAGTCTACCGCCGCCGCCACGTCGTTCCCGGTGGATAGCCCGTTCTTCAGGCGTGCGGCCGCGGCGAAGGACAACGAGGAGGGGTCGGGATCGCTGTCGAGATCGTCGTCGAGATCAGAAACGGGGTGGAAGAGGGGGAGAGAAGGGGAGGGCAACGGGATCCGGGAACTGGCTAGGGCGATCGTGAGGTTTGCGGAAATCTATGAGAGGGTGGAGGAAGCAAAGCAGAGACAGATGATGGAGCTGGAGGAGCAGCGGATGGAGTTTGTTAAGGCGCTGGAGTTACAGAAGATGGAGATCATAGTGGATTCGCAAGTGCAGCTTGCAAAGATCAAGCGTTCCAGGCAATCACATACTG TCACTAGGAAATATTGA
- the LOC135581012 gene encoding trihelix transcription factor ENAP1-like isoform X1 encodes MEGREAAPTRPPNLAVLYREDCWSEGETSALVDVWGDRYIELNRGNLRQKHWQEVADAVNSRRGAGRRPPRTDIQCKNRFDTLKKKHKVEKARIAARAESQWPFFSRLDALVGSSPAPAPAAPKKPSASLSLALPLPFHRKGSSLSAATAVGPAEPRKKQSTAAATSFPVDSPFFRRAAAAKDNEEGSGSLSRSSSRSETGWKRGREGEGNGIRELARAIVRFAEIYERVEEAKQRQMMELEEQRMEFVKALELQKMEIIVDSQVQLAKIKRSRQSHTVVPTYATWGS; translated from the exons ATGGAAGGGAGGGAAGCGGCGCCGACGAGGCCACCGAACCTGGCGGTGCTATACCGGGAGGACTGCTGGAGCGAGGGGGAGACGTCGGCGCTGGTGGACGTCTGGGGCGACCGCTACATCGAACTCAACCGCGGGAACCTCCGGCAGAAGCACTGGCAGGAGGTCGCCGACGCCGTCAACTCCCGCCGCGGCGCCGGACGCCGCCCGCCCCGCACCGACATCCAGTGCAAAAACCGCTTCGACACCCTCAAGAAGAAGCACAAGGTCGAGAAGGCCCGGATCGCCGCCCGCGCCGAGAGTCAGTGGCCCTTCTTCTCCCGCCTCGACGCCCTCGTGGGATCCTCCCCGGCCCCGGCCCCGGCCGCTCCGAAGAAGCCCTCCGCCTCGCTGTCTCTCGCCCTGCCGCTCCCTTTCCACCGCAAGGGCTCATCCTTGTCCGCCGCCACCGCCGTGGGCCCGGCGGAGCCGAGGAAGAAGCAGTCTACCGCCGCCGCCACGTCGTTCCCGGTGGATAGCCCGTTCTTCAGGCGTGCGGCCGCGGCGAAGGACAACGAGGAGGGGTCGGGATCGCTGTCGAGATCGTCGTCGAGATCAGAAACGGGGTGGAAGAGGGGGAGAGAAGGGGAGGGCAACGGGATCCGGGAACTGGCTAGGGCGATCGTGAGGTTTGCGGAAATCTATGAGAGGGTGGAGGAAGCAAAGCAGAGACAGATGATGGAGCTGGAGGAGCAGCGGATGGAGTTTGTTAAGGCGCTGGAGTTACAGAAGATGGAGATCATAGTGGATTCGCAAGTGCAGCTTGCAAAGATCAAGCGTTCCAGGCAATCACATACTG TTGTGCCTACTTATGCAACTTGGGGCTCTTGA
- the LOC103999901 gene encoding uncharacterized protein LOC103999901 has product MALPFSHSIPSPVSLHPMPSHLAADAPAVSVLPRSTDHHHRKLVISGGGHLSGHVPISGSKNSALAVLAGALCCSGGAVEVRGVPDISDARAMVAILRSLGAQVQERGGGELAVDSTALSSAEPAADEVRKIRAGFFVLGPLVARLGEAAVALPGGCSIGARPVDLYLRGLSALGGVVELRHGKVHVKAANGRGLTGGRFHLDYPSVGASETLMMAASMAEGVSVLTNVAQEPEVADLARFLVACGAQIKGVGTRTLVIDGRRSLHGAQFTVIPDRIETGTFMVAAAITRSCVSLSPVIPCHLTSIIDKLSAVGCRISQKGDGILEVSAATATAGGDLRGLYLKTLPYPGFPTDLQPQFMALLTTCGGPSIVEESVFENRMHHVKELQKLGARIEVHGRSAFVKGRTTQRNVALSGSKVEAADLRGGAALVLAGMAARGVTEVVGVHHIDRGYENFEAKLLNLGADISREVIC; this is encoded by the exons ATGGCGCTCCCCTTCTCCCATTCCATCCCCTCCCCCGTCTCCCTCCACCCAATGCCCTCGCATTTGGCCGCGGACGCGCCCGCCGTCTCCGTCCTCCCCCGCTCGACCGACCACCACCACCGCAAGCTCGTCATCTCGGGGGGTGGCCACCTCTCCGGCCACGTCCCCATCAGCGGCTCCAAGAACTCCGCCCTCGCCGTGCTGGCCGGCGCCCTCTGCTGCTCCGGCGGCGCCGTGGAGGTCCGGGGCGTGCCCGACATCTCCGACGCCCGCGCGATGGTGGCGATCCTCCGCTCCCTGGGGGCGCAGGTGCAGGAAAGGGGCGGCGGGGAGTTGGCGGTGGACTCCACCGCGCTGAGCTCGGCGGAGCCGGCAGCGGACGAGGTCAGGAAGATCCGGGCGGGGTTCTTTGTGCTGGGCCCCCTGGTCGCGCGGCTTGGGGAGGCGGCAGTCGCTCTGCCGGGCGGGTGCAGCATCGGAGCGCGCCCTGTTGATCTCTACCTCCGTGGCCTCTCCGCTCTCGGCGGTGTCGTGGAACT CAGGCATGGGAAAGTGCATGTGAAGGCAGCAAATGGCAGAGGACTCACCGGAGGACGGTTCCATCTCGATTACCCGAGTGTTGGCGCAAGTGAAACCCTCATGATGGCGGCTTCAATGGCAGAGGGAGTGTCCGTGCTCACCAACGTAGCTCAG GAACCCGAAGTGGCAGACCTCGCTCGGTTCCTCGTCGCCTGCGGGGCGCAGATCAAAGGGGTTGGCACTCGCACGCTTGTCATCGACGGTAGAAGGTCGTTGCATGGAGCTCAGTTCACCGTGATACCGGACAGAATAGAAACCGGCACTTTCATGGTTGCAGCAGCAATTACCCGATCTTGTGTTTCGTTGTCCCCTGTCATCCCTTGTCATCTAACCAGCATCATCGACAAGCTCTCTGCGGTTGGCTGTAGGATTTCGCAGAAGGGAGATGGCATTCTTGAG GTTTCAGCTGCGACGGCAACCGCCGGTGGTGATCTTCGAGGGTTGTATCTCAAGACATTGCCTTATCCAGGCTTTCCTACGGATCTTCAACCTCAGTTCATGGCCTTGTTGACGACTTGTGGTGGACCAAGCATCGTCGAAGAATCTGTTTTTGAGAACCGAATGCACCACG TGAAGGAGTTGCAAAAGCTGGGTGCCAGAATAGAAGTTCATGGGAGGTCAGCCTTTGTTAAAGGGAGAACAACACAAAGGAA TGTTGCTCTTTCTGGTTCAAAAGTTGAAGCAGCTGATTTGAGGGGTGGAGCTGCCCTGGTTCTAGCTGGAATGGCCGCGAGAGGAGTCACAGAAGTTGTGGGTGTCCATCATATCGATAGAGGCTATGAGAACTTTGAAGCGAAGCTTCTCAACCTGGGAGCAGATATAAGTAGAGAGGTGATCTGCTAA